A stretch of DNA from bacterium:
TAAAAACCTGGTCATGATCGGCTCTCCCTTGAGATGAAAGAGCTGATAGTATTTCTCCGTGACCCGGCCGATCTCCCGCGCCAGAACTACCGGTATGGACCTTCGGATCCCCGGAATATCCATTCTCCGGAGAAACTGATCGATCCAGGCCCACAAGAGTACCGGCTCTCCCTGGCTGATGAAGAATGCCTCGCCAGCCACCGGTGATGAGGGGGCCAGTCTGTCGGCGGCCAGAAGATGTGCCTGGGCCACGTTTTCCACATAGGTCAGATCGACCTTGTTCGTGCCGTTGCCCACCCTCATCAGCTTTCCCTTCCTGGCCCGGTCAAGCAGCCTGGGGATAAGGTTGGTGTCTCCAGGCCCCCAGACAAGGTGAGGCCGAAGGGCTGTAGTGCTCAAGCCCGCCTGGCCGTTGGCCTTGAGGACCATCTGCTCGGCCATGGCTTTGGTTTCGGGATAGGGGCAAAGGTACTCCTTCGGGTAGGGAGCGGTCTCATCAAGGTCAATCTGATCAGCCTGGTCAAAAACCACACTGGGCGAGCTGGTATACACAAGCCTTGGCACCCCATGCTTTTGACAACCGGAGATGACATGCCGGGTGCCGATCACATTGGCCTGATAAAATTCCTCCCACGGTCCCCATATCCCGGTCAGGGCGGCAACATGGAAAACACAGTCAATACCCTGGCAGGCATCCTCCACGGTCTGCCGGTGGCAGATATTCCCCTGGATGGTTTCTACTCCAATCTTCAGGAGATCGGGATATTTTCGCCTGCCCAAAACCCGAACCTGATCCTTGCGCTCAACCAGCTTTTTAACTATCCATTTGCCGATAAATCCGCCCCCACCAGTTACCAGGGCTCTCATGTCATTTCATCCTTTCTCATGTGCCGGGGAACTGTCCATAAGTAACTTGCCCATTTGCTTTTCTCTGTGTCTCAGTGTCTCTGTGGTGTCCTTTGTATTTTCTTTTGCAGTTGCCCCCCGGCCCAGACAGCCAGCTTCTCCCGGAAGATCTTGGCATTGTGGCGAATATCAACCGGGAAAGCAGGATGAAATAGAAAACTCTCTATCTCCCTGGTCAGGGGGTTCTTCTGACCAAGATCCCACAGCTCACCCGTAAATCGCCTGATCTCAGCTTCACCCCCCGGCATCTTTCCATGGTGAGGTTCCACGATGATGACCGGCTGCTGAT
This window harbors:
- a CDS encoding NAD-dependent epimerase/dehydratase family protein; the encoded protein is MRALVTGGGGFIGKWIVKKLVERKDQVRVLGRRKYPDLLKIGVETIQGNICHRQTVEDACQGIDCVFHVAALTGIWGPWEEFYQANVIGTRHVISGCQKHGVPRLVYTSSPSVVFDQADQIDLDETAPYPKEYLCPYPETKAMAEQMVLKANGQAGLSTTALRPHLVWGPGDTNLIPRLLDRARKGKLMRVGNGTNKVDLTYVENVAQAHLLAADRLAPSSPVAGEAFFISQGEPVLLWAWIDQFLRRMDIPGIRRSIPVVLAREIGRVTEKYYQLFHLKGEPIMTRFLASQLGTSHYFNISKARERLGYIPQVSMAEGLNRLVAWYSRPEEEKRQE